tgtgcgacattcaacagaaTGACAGTCGGAGAAGAGGTGCCCAGAACGGTTACAATTTCGATAGAATTTACCCTTTCTGTCTATGGCAGCAAAAACATCTAACTTTTCCATAATAGTAGTCACAGAGATCAAGGAGAGGAGAGAAAACTGCAATTTTAGAGCAGAAAATGAGGAAACAGATCACAAAATcgaaaagagctcaccaaaaaaccttagggaggGCACCACTATCGGACACGTCAGCAGCCACGTCAGCAGAGCAAGACACGTGGCAACACACGACAGGAGGAAGGAGACGCGTCAGCGCTGACGTGAGCACTGAGCTGGTAGCGGGTTGGAGAATGCGGGTCGGTCTGGGTCGGGTTGGATGCGGGCTGGGTGGATCTACGTGGGTGCTGGCGACGACACGTGGCGCTATCTGGGACCATTGATCCTGGGCGTGGATCCAAAGGTTTTGGATGGCGTCTGGGGAGGGAGAACCTGAAGCAGTGACCAGACTTCTAGCGGTGCGTGAGGACGCGTCAGGCGGCGTTCGAAAGCTTGCAACGAGTAGAAGACGAAGGTGGCGGCGGTGACGAACCAAGGCGTCGGGAAGAAGTCGAAAACGAAGGACAAAGTACTGCCGGTGAAACAAGATAACGGAGGTATAAACcaaatgtttttgaaaaaaaagaacctaaactcttgataccatgttagaaacaagagaccaaACTAAAGAAAGTGTTTTGTGTATGTTCAGTCTCATGaaaagtacaatatacaaggggtatttataggtgctaaatgaattaAAGTAATAAAGATATAGAatcttataattaatatacagatatgctatataaatataaacgatactaaTTGATTTAAATTGATTCAATGATTCTCTAACAGTTACCAACAGCATTTCTACTAATTTCTGCCAACTCTTGTTTATGGTTGTGTTTAACGGAAGTGTCtttgtagatgtgtctaataaaaatattttttttatgactgTGTCTAATGGAagtatctttatatatatatttcctaGATGTGTCTCCTTATACAtgagtttaaaatataataattaattattgttggcaaTAAGTTAGTAGATAATATATTAGTAccatatactttttctttttaaaataccaTAAAAAGAATCTAATATATCACAACGAAGAGAGAACAACTATAACGCAGTTATTAGAAATATAAATCTGGATCAGATCCAGATATctaaaagaaaaaacagaaacaaaaataaaaatcaaaaccaGAAAAAAGGGGCGCACGGGAGAAAAGATGAAGAGATGGTGACGAAAGTAAAGTGGCAGTGGTGTGATGTGACCGgtgaagaaggaaaataaaaatgtaattataaaaataaagaagataaTAGATAAATAGTAAgggaagagaaaaagagaaggaaaagaaaagatgagAAGGTTAAAGAGGCAAGTAGGGGATGGTCACTCTAGCCCTGGGACAGCGGCGACCCTCATGTAGGCATCGTGACTTCCTTTAAGAGAGAGGGGGCTATATCTTTTTTCGTTTgtatcatttgatatttttaatttagtcaaatttattacTCTAAAAAATTTTATCGTTGTCAAatattaacttcacataaaaataagggataagtatgattttggtcctaaCGTAGaggttgaaaatttatttcgtcctcgACCTTTTTTTTCGCTATAAAATAGTCCcaaatgttttaatttattttaaaatcgttatttttaccaattttattttttttattaccaaattatccctcattaaaaaattataaaataaataaaaaaagaagaaagggatacagagaagcgGGGGGTGAGGAGAGGAAGAAAGGAGGGCGCGAGAAAAAAAGGGGGGAGGAGGGAGGAGAGAAGGGAACCACCATACCGCCGCACCATCGCACCACCACACCACCGCCCTGCCGTCCTGCCGCACCACCGCACCACTGCACTaccttctcctcttcctcctcctcctcctcctcctcctacttCTTCACCGCTGCTCTGCCGCCCTGCCTCCCTGCCTTCCTGCCGTCCTGCACCACCGCACCACCTTCTTCTTCTGGATTTTTTGTgacatttttgaattttttgtgaaattttttgtggaatattgttgttgctgaaatttgaatttggaatattgttgttgctgaatttgtggATTATTGTTCAAAGTGCATGTTGCTTGAATTGATGATGACCATGAtaataatggtggtggtggtgggttcttGTTCAATTTGGGTGTTTGGTTGATTCTGGTTGATTTTAGAAAaagttctgatgatgatgatgatgatgaccatgatgatattgatggtggtggtggtggttctggttgGATATAGACTTCTGTTTTGGtggtggttgattttggttttggGGTGAAAAAAGAAGGGTAATTTTGTccgaaagacgattttaaaacaaaataaaattttggggactattttaaagtgaaaaaaaaaggtCAAGAGACGAAATCGATTTTCAACCTCTACGTTacggaccaaaatcatacttatccctaaaAATAACGTAAATGTGTGCCTACTTGTATATCTAACAGTATTATACCTCCATATCTATAGGGCTTTTTATGTAGGTACATCTTCACTGGAAGAACTCACAAGCATTGAACAATGTTGCACATTTCGGGGAAGCTTTTCAAAGCTAGATATTCACACTGGTGCCATCTTGTGGCAAACCTACATGCTGCCGGATAACCATGGAAAACTAGGAGAGTACGCCGGAGCCGCCGTGTGGGGAAGTAGTCCTTCCATTGATGAGGCAAGGAACCATGTTTACATTGCCACCGGAAACTTGTACTCGGCGCCTTTGCGTGTTGAAGAGTGTCAAGAGAAACAGAACAACCAAACGACACGGCCAACACACCCCGACGAGTGTGTTGAAGAGGAGAATCACTCGAATTCGATTCTTGCTTTGGGTTTGGACAATGGTGATATCAAGTGGTATCATCAATTGGGAGGGTATGATGTATGGTTCCTTGCGTGCAATAATTTATCTTCATCTCCTAATTGTCCACCAGGTCCTAATCCAGATGCTGATTTTTCTgaggcaccattgatgatcaccaTTCATGTAAAGGGAAGAAAGGAAGATATTGTTGTTGCTGTGCAAAAGAGTGGTTTTGCTTGGGCTTTGCACCGGGACAACGGCACCATCATTTGGTCAAcggtaacaaatttaaaattaacatttttatagaaaaaaatttcttcaaataatttttgaattattttcttGTGACTTAAAAATTACGAGTTCAAGTATACAATTATTAAGTTAtaatacttatattttttttaagtccTGCGTTAGCGTGCGATGTACATTAAATTACCttttatcataattttatagaattttatATCTTCTTATTAGCCAACAAGGGAAAGTCTAATATTATATTCCTttgaataataatgataaaaaatattaaatgaaacAATTTGTTTTCAAGGTTTTAGTTCTTTTAGAGgtattaattgattatttttctcCTTCAACACTTCTTTACTCTTTAGTAAGTAACTAAGTCTTGcaacaattaattaatattaataagaaaattattttttaattccaTCATTATTTTAGATATATAGGTAAAAAAAATAGATAGGTAAATCAAGATTTTAATAAGTATTAGGCATTctcaaaaatatttattatgtttttttttttgttaaaaaaatatgtattatgtTATATGTGAACTTGATGCAGCTTCTATATAAATTCCAATAATAAGAGTGTGGTGCATTTTGGAAAATGTAAGCAGGAAGCTGGGCCAGGTGGGCTTGCAGGAGGTGGATACTGGGGGGCAGCAACCGACACAAATATAGTGTACACCAACATTGCAAACTCTGATGCCAAAAATTTCACTCTTAAACCCTCCAACAAGACCACAACTAGCGGTGGTTGGGTGGCAATGGATGCTAATAGTGGCACAATATTATGGTCAGTAGAAAACCCAAGCAATGCCACTGCTAGTGGA
The sequence above is drawn from the Arachis hypogaea cultivar Tifrunner chromosome 4, arahy.Tifrunner.gnm2.J5K5, whole genome shotgun sequence genome and encodes:
- the LOC112797764 gene encoding uncharacterized protein isoform X2 — its product is MVSSKQMANFVISVFVFCLLATSLSEALNFKLYSRKEQQNWINHGGDIYNRRYANKEHKISLETISSLSLKWKFYAGKDITATPSIFDGILYFPSWNGEIFAVRASDGSLVWKQNLQELTGLTPTGLVGGVNWTVARATPTIADEFVIVGIYGPAVVIALKRLTGELVWQTRLDSHNSSTLTMSGTYYKGAFYVGTSSLEELTSIEQCCTFRGSFSKLDIHTGAILWQTYMLPDNHGKLGEYAGAAVWGSSPSIDEARNHVYIATGNLYSAPLRVEECQEKQNNQTTRPTHPDECVEEENHSNSILALGLDNGDIKWYHQLGGYDVWFLACNNLSSSPNCPPGPNPDADFSEAPLMITIHVKGRKEDIVVAVQKSGFAWALHRDNGTIIWSTEAGPGGLAGGGYWGAATDTNIVYTNIANSDAKNFTLKPSNKTTTSGGWVAMDANSGTILWSVENPSNATASGPVSVANAIMFAGSTNRKGPIYAIDAKRGEIVWSYETGATFFGGMSISDGCIYFGNGYKVGIGLNLGNFTSGTSLYAFCVKVK
- the LOC112797764 gene encoding uncharacterized protein isoform X1, whose product is MVSSKQMANFVISVFVFCLLATSLSEALNFKLYSRKEQQNWINHGGDIYNRRYANKEHKISLETISSLSLKWKFYAGKDITATPSIFDGILYFPSWNGEIFAVRASDGSLVWKQNLQELTGLTPTGLVGGVNWTVARATPTIADEFVIVGIYGPAVVIALKRLTGELVWQTRLDSHNSSTLTMSGTYYKGAFYVGTSSLEELTSIEQCCTFRGSFSKLDIHTGAILWQTYMLPDNHGKLGEYAGAAVWGSSPSIDEARNHVYIATGNLYSAPLRVEECQEKQNNQTTRPTHPDECVEEENHSNSILALGLDNGDIKWYHQLGGYDVWFLACNNLSSSPNCPPGPNPDADFSEAPLMITIHVKGRKEDIVVAVQKSGFAWALHRDNGTIIWSTQEAGPGGLAGGGYWGAATDTNIVYTNIANSDAKNFTLKPSNKTTTSGGWVAMDANSGTILWSVENPSNATASGPVSVANAIMFAGSTNRKGPIYAIDAKRGEIVWSYETGATFFGGMSISDGCIYFGNGYKVGIGLNLGNFTSGTSLYAFCVKVK